A window of Brachybacterium fresconis contains these coding sequences:
- a CDS encoding ABC transporter permease has protein sequence MSWVLENLDMIAGYTGSHLLQALPPILIAFALSLPLAKLANARGWLRTGVTTTSGLLYAIPSLPLFVLLPGIVGTSVRSPLNIAIALSLYGLALMVPAASDAFRSVDRTVLSSATAQGYASGARFLHVELPLAGPVLLAGVRVVAVSTISLVTVGGVLGVPSLGMLFVDGFRRGILAEITAGVVLTAVLALVIDALLVLLGRLLMPWSRPTAGRR, from the coding sequence GTGAGCTGGGTGCTCGAGAACCTCGACATGATCGCCGGCTACACCGGCTCCCACCTGCTGCAGGCGCTGCCGCCGATCCTGATCGCCTTCGCCCTCTCGCTGCCGCTGGCGAAGCTCGCCAACGCCCGCGGCTGGCTGCGCACCGGCGTGACCACCACCTCCGGCCTGCTGTACGCGATCCCCTCCCTGCCGCTGTTCGTGCTGCTGCCCGGCATCGTCGGCACCAGCGTGCGCAGCCCCCTGAACATCGCGATCGCCCTGTCGCTGTACGGGCTCGCCCTGATGGTGCCGGCGGCATCGGACGCCTTCCGCTCCGTGGACCGGACCGTGCTCAGCTCCGCGACCGCCCAGGGCTACGCCTCCGGTGCCCGCTTCCTCCACGTGGAGCTGCCGCTGGCCGGCCCGGTGCTGCTGGCCGGGGTGCGCGTGGTCGCGGTCAGCACGATCTCGCTGGTCACCGTCGGCGGCGTGCTCGGCGTCCCCAGCCTGGGAATGCTGTTCGTCGACGGCTTCCGGCGCGGCATCCTCGCCGAGATCACCGCCGGCGTGGTGCTCACCGCCGTGCTCGCCCTGGTCATCGACGCCTTGCTGGTGCTACTGGGTCGTCTGCTGATGCCCTGGTCCCGGCCGACGGCGGGGAGGCGCTGA
- a CDS encoding ABC transporter permease yields the protein MTGNPFLDALAWLTDPVHWSGPSGVPMRTLEHLGYTVLGVLVAALIAIPVGLLVGHTGIGKGIAVTLAGAARALPTLGLVTLFALLLGLGLTAPLLAFVVLAVPSLLAGAYSAVETADPATVDAARAQGMTEWQILAKVEIPLGMPLIIGGFRGATMQVVATAMLAAYVGNGGLGRYIFLGLGSQDYPLMIAGSLLVIALALVLDLVLLVTQRLTAPRGALPAEN from the coding sequence ATGACCGGCAATCCCTTCCTCGACGCCCTGGCCTGGCTCACCGACCCCGTGCACTGGTCCGGCCCCTCCGGTGTCCCGATGCGCACCCTCGAGCACCTCGGGTACACGGTGCTCGGCGTGCTGGTCGCGGCGCTGATCGCGATCCCCGTCGGGCTGCTGGTGGGCCATACCGGGATCGGCAAGGGCATCGCCGTCACCCTCGCCGGCGCCGCTCGCGCCCTGCCCACCCTGGGCCTGGTCACCCTGTTCGCCCTGCTGCTGGGTCTCGGGCTCACCGCGCCACTGCTGGCCTTCGTCGTCCTCGCGGTGCCGTCCCTGCTGGCCGGGGCCTACTCCGCCGTCGAGACCGCGGACCCCGCCACCGTCGACGCCGCCCGCGCCCAGGGCATGACGGAGTGGCAGATCCTGGCGAAGGTGGAGATCCCGCTGGGCATGCCGCTGATCATCGGTGGTTTCCGCGGTGCGACCATGCAGGTGGTCGCCACCGCCATGCTCGCCGCCTACGTCGGCAACGGCGGACTGGGGCGCTACATCTTCCTGGGGCTCGGCTCCCAGGACTATCCCCTGATGATCGCCGGCTCCCTGCTGGTGATCGCCCTCGCCCTCGTGCTCGACCTCGTCCTGCTGGTGACCCAGCGCCTGACCGCACCGCGCGGGGCCCTGCCGGCCGAGAACTGA
- a CDS encoding ABC transporter ATP-binding protein, whose amino-acid sequence MIGFENVRKEYPGGTLAVEDFSLEVASHESVVLVGTSGSGKTTLMRMVNRMVDPTSGRVHIDGDDVASLDPVQLRRSIGYVMQASGLLPHHTVLDNITTVPVLRGSSRRDARTRAGELMETVGLDAALGRRYPWQLSGGQQQRVGVARGLAADPNILLMDEPFGAVDPIVRRELQQELLHLQRDLKKTIVFVTHDIDEAFLVGDRVVILRPGGIIAQVGTPQEILAEPADDFVASFVGADRGTRTLHVERVDGRDIVVDADGRAAGVLGRSPGEQSPDAQSPDALPTGETPS is encoded by the coding sequence GTGATCGGATTCGAGAACGTCCGCAAGGAGTATCCGGGCGGGACGCTGGCCGTCGAGGACTTCAGCCTCGAGGTCGCCTCGCACGAATCCGTCGTGCTGGTGGGCACCTCCGGATCCGGCAAGACGACCCTGATGCGCATGGTCAACCGCATGGTCGACCCCACCTCGGGTCGCGTCCACATCGACGGCGACGACGTGGCGAGCCTGGACCCCGTGCAGCTGCGCCGCAGCATCGGCTACGTCATGCAGGCCTCCGGACTGCTCCCGCATCACACCGTGCTCGACAACATCACCACGGTCCCGGTGCTGCGCGGCAGCTCCCGGCGCGACGCCCGCACCCGCGCCGGCGAGCTGATGGAGACCGTCGGCCTGGACGCCGCGCTCGGCAGGCGCTACCCCTGGCAGCTCTCCGGCGGCCAGCAGCAGCGCGTCGGCGTCGCCCGCGGCCTCGCCGCCGACCCCAACATCCTGCTGATGGACGAGCCCTTCGGCGCCGTCGACCCCATCGTCCGCCGCGAGCTGCAGCAGGAGCTGCTGCACCTGCAGCGGGACCTGAAGAAGACGATCGTCTTCGTCACCCACGACATCGACGAGGCCTTCCTGGTCGGCGATCGCGTCGTGATCCTCCGGCCCGGCGGGATCATCGCGCAGGTCGGCACCCCGCAGGAGATCCTCGCCGAACCGGCCGACGACTTCGTGGCCAGCTTCGTCGGCGCCGACCGCGGCACACGCACCCTGCACGTCGAACGGGTCGACGGACGCGACATCGTGGTGGACGCCGACGGGCGCGCCGCCGGGGTGCTCGGGCGGTCCCCGGGCGAGCAGTCCCCGGACGCACAGTCCCCGGACGCGCTGCCGACGGGGGAGACCCCCTCGTGA
- a CDS encoding amino acid ABC transporter ATP-binding protein has product MNESSASSGAQDAKPTAHRARTTAPGSSARDAPGSSARDAPGSSARDAPGPSQQIGEPLISARGVDKFFGDFQALKNIDLDIRRGEVVALIGASGSGKSTLCRCLNRLETITHGEITIDGELLPEEGKELTKLRSDVGMVFQAFNLFPHLKAIDNVTLGPRRVRGLSKADADQQARELLERVGLADKASSLPTALSGGQQQRVAIARALAMKPKAMLFDEPTSALDPEVINEVLDVMTELAEQGMTMLVVTHEMGFARHVCDRVVYMDEGEIVEQGEPEEFFTAPRSDRAQAFLSKILAH; this is encoded by the coding sequence ATGAACGAGAGCAGCGCGTCCTCGGGGGCGCAGGACGCGAAGCCGACGGCGCACCGAGCGCGGACCACCGCGCCCGGTTCGTCCGCACGGGACGCGCCCGGTTCGTCCGCACGGGACGCGCCCGGTTCGTCCGCACGGGACGCGCCCGGCCCGTCCCAGCAGATCGGCGAGCCCCTGATCTCGGCGCGCGGCGTCGACAAGTTCTTCGGCGACTTCCAGGCGCTGAAGAACATCGACCTCGACATCCGTCGCGGCGAGGTGGTGGCGCTGATCGGCGCCTCCGGCTCCGGCAAGTCCACCCTGTGCCGCTGCCTGAACCGCCTGGAGACCATCACCCACGGCGAGATCACGATCGACGGCGAGCTGCTGCCCGAGGAGGGCAAGGAGCTCACCAAGCTGCGCAGCGACGTCGGCATGGTCTTCCAGGCCTTCAACCTCTTCCCGCACCTGAAGGCGATCGACAACGTCACCCTGGGCCCGCGGCGGGTGCGCGGCCTCAGCAAGGCGGACGCCGACCAGCAGGCCCGGGAGCTGCTCGAGCGGGTGGGCCTGGCCGACAAGGCGAGCTCCCTTCCCACCGCCCTGTCCGGCGGTCAGCAGCAGCGCGTGGCGATCGCCCGCGCCCTGGCCATGAAGCCCAAGGCGATGCTCTTCGACGAGCCCACCTCGGCGCTGGATCCCGAGGTCATCAACGAGGTCCTCGACGTGATGACCGAGCTCGCCGAGCAGGGCATGACCATGCTCGTGGTCACCCATGAGATGGGCTTCGCCCGCCACGTCTGCGACCGCGTGGTCTACATGGACGAGGGCGAGATCGTCGAGCAGGGGGAGCCGGAGGAGTTCTTCACCGCTCCGCGCAGCGACCGCGCCCAGGCCTTCCTCAGCAAGATCCTCGCCCACTGA
- a CDS encoding class II glutamine amidotransferase, with the protein MCRLLGVVSRDPIALDRAVAQEIEPFTAQSEIHRDGWGVSWFDDEDVPSERPAPLANPRRPQIRRHLDVARESAAYREAVAAARGPMMLVHLRRASPGLPLRIANTHPFREGETVFAHNGQFDLTDPLRDAILARGGPTPEGTTDSELFFSLITLHQREADLTTAVQRAAAELTDLCLQHGLRVPEALNCLVMTPDEMVAYQQHDPTQAARHQKVDMYALRYRIDADRVIVASTGIPQTGYLEVGERQALVIQRSDLSAGVRPALEDPGR; encoded by the coding sequence ATGTGCCGTCTGCTCGGCGTCGTCTCCCGCGACCCCATCGCCCTGGACCGGGCGGTCGCGCAGGAGATCGAACCCTTCACCGCCCAGTCCGAGATCCACCGCGACGGCTGGGGAGTGAGCTGGTTCGACGACGAGGACGTTCCCAGCGAGCGCCCGGCGCCGCTCGCCAACCCCCGTCGGCCGCAGATCCGCCGTCACCTCGACGTCGCCCGCGAATCCGCCGCCTACCGGGAGGCGGTCGCCGCCGCCCGCGGCCCGATGATGCTCGTGCACCTGCGCCGCGCCAGCCCCGGTCTGCCGCTGCGGATCGCCAACACCCACCCCTTCCGCGAGGGCGAGACGGTCTTCGCGCACAACGGCCAGTTCGACCTCACCGACCCGCTTCGCGATGCGATCCTGGCCCGCGGCGGCCCCACCCCCGAGGGCACCACCGACTCCGAGCTGTTCTTCTCCCTGATCACGCTCCACCAGCGCGAGGCCGACCTCACCACCGCGGTCCAGCGCGCTGCGGCCGAGCTGACCGACCTGTGCCTGCAGCACGGCCTCCGGGTGCCCGAGGCGCTGAACTGCCTGGTGATGACGCCCGACGAGATGGTCGCGTACCAGCAGCACGATCCGACGCAGGCGGCGCGTCATCAGAAGGTCGACATGTACGCCCTGCGCTACCGGATCGACGCCGACCGCGTCATCGTCGCCTCCACCGGGATCCCGCAGACCGGCTACCTCGAGGTGGGTGAACGGCAGGCGCTGGTGATCCAGCGCTCCGACCTCAGCGCCGGGGTGCGGCCGGCACTCGAGGATCCCGGGCGCTGA
- a CDS encoding glutamate ABC transporter substrate-binding protein: MTPTTSRPGRRAVVAAAAALPFGAALAACSSDTGAGPDLGGGASDGGGEGSPYGDAIASGPIAADDVVSASTWASAIKDNGKLVRGGTLANQVFSLASTTGGEPTGFDAGITQLLAQYILGEGGVEKVEYIDTTVETRETMVENGTVDCVIATYSITPERLEVINFAGPYYLSGTAIQVRTEDKDTISGPEDLTGLKLVTQANSTGIQAIEDYVTDPADVQTLPDNESCVAALKQGRSDAYVLDQGVLLGNSKADPDVTVVGEPFVDDPYGIGLSQENEDALEFVNTFLQEIIDSGTWKALWTATIGDVIDGEAPEPPTPGDLPV; the protein is encoded by the coding sequence ATGACCCCCACCACCTCCCGACCCGGTCGTCGCGCCGTCGTCGCCGCGGCCGCCGCCCTGCCGTTCGGCGCGGCCCTGGCCGCCTGCTCCTCCGACACCGGTGCCGGTCCCGACCTCGGCGGCGGCGCGTCCGACGGCGGCGGCGAGGGCAGCCCCTACGGAGACGCCATCGCCTCCGGCCCCATCGCGGCCGACGACGTCGTCTCCGCGAGCACCTGGGCCAGCGCCATCAAGGACAATGGCAAGCTGGTCCGCGGCGGAACCCTCGCCAACCAGGTCTTCTCCCTGGCCAGCACCACCGGAGGCGAGCCCACCGGCTTCGACGCCGGCATCACCCAGCTGCTGGCCCAGTACATCCTCGGCGAGGGCGGGGTGGAGAAGGTCGAATACATCGACACCACCGTCGAGACCCGCGAGACCATGGTCGAGAACGGCACCGTGGACTGCGTGATCGCCACCTACTCGATCACTCCCGAGCGCCTCGAGGTCATCAACTTCGCCGGCCCCTACTACCTCTCCGGCACCGCGATCCAGGTGCGCACCGAGGACAAGGACACGATCTCCGGCCCCGAGGACCTCACCGGGCTGAAGCTGGTCACCCAGGCGAACTCCACCGGAATCCAGGCGATCGAGGACTACGTGACGGACCCGGCGGACGTCCAGACCCTCCCGGACAACGAATCCTGCGTGGCCGCGCTGAAACAGGGACGCTCCGACGCCTACGTCCTGGACCAGGGTGTGCTGCTGGGCAACTCCAAGGCCGACCCCGACGTCACCGTGGTCGGCGAGCCCTTCGTCGACGACCCCTACGGCATCGGGCTGTCCCAGGAGAACGAGGACGCCCTCGAGTTCGTGAACACCTTCCTGCAGGAGATCATCGACTCCGGCACCTGGAAGGCGCTGTGGACCGCCACCATCGGCGACGTCATCGACGGTGAGGCCCCCGAGCCGCCGACGCCCGGCGACCTGCCCGTCTGA
- a CDS encoding polyketide cyclase has translation MTDDATDPATGEVPDEIARSIHIAATAETVFGIIQEPGWFINDGEYREHEITRDGPVTRVVDEVHGSFQIAVEVHEAPNRVAFRWLAGGIGEIADAPNNTVEFIIDPAGPTKADGVQLTVRERGFARLSLDAEVRRRNYEENSKGWEEELEVARALAEKGR, from the coding sequence ATGACCGACGACGCCACGGATCCGGCCACCGGTGAGGTTCCCGACGAGATAGCCCGCAGCATCCACATCGCGGCGACTGCCGAGACGGTCTTCGGGATCATCCAGGAGCCCGGCTGGTTCATCAACGACGGCGAGTACCGCGAGCACGAGATCACCCGCGACGGGCCCGTCACCCGCGTCGTCGACGAGGTCCACGGCAGCTTCCAGATCGCCGTCGAGGTGCACGAGGCGCCGAATCGGGTGGCCTTCCGCTGGCTCGCCGGAGGGATCGGCGAGATCGCCGACGCCCCGAACAACACCGTCGAGTTCATCATCGACCCCGCCGGGCCGACGAAGGCCGACGGCGTGCAGCTCACGGTGCGCGAGCGCGGCTTCGCCCGCCTCAGCCTGGATGCCGAGGTGCGCCGCCGGAACTACGAGGAGAACTCGAAGGGGTGGGAGGAGGAGCTCGAGGTCGCCCGCGCCCTCGCCGAGAAGGGGCGCTGA
- the fdhD gene encoding formate dehydrogenase accessory sulfurtransferase FdhD: MGRVTESARIRTVRVREGTLYAGRKGDRVAVEEPLDIRVNGQQLSLTMRTPGQDIELIHGFLHAEGIIAHREDITEARYCDGAVVDDGTGFARNTYNVMDFTTTAPQLLPLVTKNFTTTSACGVCGSESIDAVRQKGRYTLEQGWSLDPRAILAAARALTGQQAVFARTGGVHAAALVDRTGNLLVVREDVGRHNAVDKVIGWALLEDRLPLADCFLLVSSRASFEIAQKAYMAGIPLLACVSAASSLAVDTADEVGMTLLGFTRAAEDGDGRMNVYTHPDRLDLSGVEG; the protein is encoded by the coding sequence ATGGGCAGGGTCACCGAATCGGCGCGGATCCGCACCGTCCGGGTGCGCGAGGGCACGCTCTACGCCGGGCGCAAGGGCGACCGGGTCGCCGTCGAGGAGCCGCTGGACATCCGGGTGAACGGCCAGCAGCTCAGCCTCACCATGCGCACCCCCGGCCAGGACATCGAGCTGATCCACGGATTCCTCCACGCCGAGGGAATCATCGCCCATCGCGAGGACATCACCGAGGCGCGCTACTGCGACGGCGCGGTGGTCGACGACGGCACCGGCTTCGCCCGCAACACGTACAACGTCATGGACTTCACCACCACGGCGCCGCAGCTGCTGCCCCTGGTCACGAAGAACTTCACCACCACCTCGGCCTGCGGGGTGTGCGGTTCCGAGAGCATCGACGCGGTGCGGCAGAAGGGCCGGTACACGCTGGAGCAGGGCTGGTCCCTCGACCCCCGGGCGATCCTCGCGGCCGCCCGCGCGCTCACCGGGCAGCAGGCCGTCTTCGCCCGCACCGGCGGCGTCCACGCGGCCGCCCTCGTCGATCGGACCGGGAACCTCCTGGTGGTCCGCGAGGACGTCGGCCGCCACAACGCGGTCGACAAGGTCATCGGCTGGGCCCTGCTCGAGGATCGACTGCCGCTTGCGGACTGCTTCCTGCTGGTCTCCTCCCGCGCCAGCTTCGAGATTGCGCAGAAGGCCTACATGGCCGGGATCCCCCTGCTGGCCTGCGTATCCGCCGCCAGCTCGCTGGCCGTCGACACCGCCGATGAGGTCGGCATGACGCTGCTCGGCTTCACCCGTGCGGCCGAGGACGGCGACGGGCGCATGAACGTCTACACCCATCCGGACCGCCTCGACCTCAGCGGCGTCGAAGGCTGA
- a CDS encoding ABC transporter substrate-binding protein — translation MSIHSTRRHLLGAIGVGGVALGAAACGTSDPFAEGEGSGGDGASDGGSGGDSPSGTLVIGSQAYYSNEIIAELFAQSLEATGVTVGREYQIGQREVYMPELEAGKLDVMPEYIGNLLQNYDSEAESASPEEIHSALAEALPDQLRLLPFAEATDQDSYTTTSAFAEANSLTSIGDLAGVEEDLKIAANSEFGVRPYGPEGVKEVYGVDITVVPVEDSGGALTVQALTDGDVQLADLYTADPAIVANDFVVLEDPESLILPQNVVPVVSEKVDEDAADAITAVIEALSADDLLELNRQSVEEQASSADIASGWLSEKGLV, via the coding sequence ATGAGCATCCACAGCACCCGTCGTCACCTGCTCGGCGCGATCGGCGTCGGCGGCGTCGCCCTCGGAGCGGCCGCCTGCGGCACCTCCGATCCCTTCGCGGAGGGCGAGGGCAGCGGGGGAGACGGGGCGTCCGACGGCGGGAGCGGCGGAGACAGCCCCTCGGGAACTCTCGTCATCGGCTCCCAGGCCTACTACTCCAACGAGATCATCGCCGAGCTGTTCGCGCAGTCGCTCGAGGCGACGGGAGTGACGGTCGGCCGCGAGTACCAGATCGGCCAGCGCGAGGTGTACATGCCCGAGCTCGAGGCCGGCAAGCTCGACGTGATGCCCGAGTACATCGGCAATCTGCTGCAGAACTATGACTCCGAGGCGGAGAGCGCGAGCCCCGAGGAGATCCACTCCGCGCTCGCCGAGGCGCTGCCCGATCAGCTGCGCCTGCTCCCCTTCGCCGAGGCCACCGACCAGGACTCCTACACCACCACCTCCGCGTTCGCCGAGGCCAACTCCCTGACCTCCATCGGGGACCTCGCCGGCGTCGAGGAGGACCTCAAGATCGCCGCCAACAGCGAGTTCGGGGTGCGCCCCTACGGGCCCGAGGGCGTCAAGGAGGTCTACGGAGTCGACATCACCGTCGTGCCCGTCGAGGACTCCGGCGGGGCGCTCACCGTCCAGGCGCTCACCGACGGCGACGTGCAGCTCGCCGACCTCTACACCGCCGACCCGGCGATCGTCGCGAACGACTTCGTCGTGCTCGAGGACCCCGAGTCCCTGATCCTCCCGCAGAACGTGGTGCCCGTCGTGTCCGAGAAGGTCGACGAGGACGCGGCGGATGCGATCACCGCGGTCATCGAGGCGCTGAGCGCCGACGATCTCCTCGAGCTGAACCGCCAGAGCGTCGAGGAGCAAGCGAGCTCCGCCGACATCGCCTCCGGGTGGCTGAGCGAGAAGGGCCTGGTCTGA
- a CDS encoding amino acid ABC transporter permease, whose amino-acid sequence MEAIVENIPLLLRGIGYTVALTLLGYVLALIVGTALAVCRVSPIPPLRWAATVYVEIFRNIPLLSLLILIAFGLPDVGLRLPYFWCGVLGLTLSSAAFVCENVRSGINTVPVGHAEAARSIGLGFFGTLRFVVLPQAFRSMIQPLVNVFIGTVIGSALCSAIAVSEITWVTQTLNIQYAQAVLMFLVAGAVYLGMSLGGAALGGALERAVSPDGHAGGRDRKTLDVAAGAQA is encoded by the coding sequence ATGGAAGCCATCGTCGAGAACATCCCCCTGCTGCTGCGCGGCATCGGGTACACCGTCGCGCTGACCCTGCTCGGCTACGTGCTCGCCCTGATCGTCGGCACCGCCCTGGCGGTGTGCCGCGTCAGCCCGATCCCACCCCTGCGCTGGGCGGCGACGGTCTACGTCGAGATCTTCCGCAACATCCCGCTGCTGAGCCTGCTGATCCTGATCGCCTTCGGCCTGCCCGACGTCGGCCTGCGCCTGCCCTACTTCTGGTGCGGCGTGCTGGGCCTGACCCTCTCCTCGGCCGCCTTCGTCTGCGAGAACGTGCGCTCGGGCATCAACACCGTGCCCGTCGGCCACGCCGAGGCGGCCCGCTCCATCGGGCTCGGCTTCTTCGGAACCCTGCGCTTCGTGGTGCTCCCGCAGGCCTTCCGCAGCATGATCCAGCCGCTGGTGAACGTGTTCATCGGCACCGTGATCGGCTCGGCGCTGTGCTCGGCGATCGCCGTCAGCGAGATCACCTGGGTCACGCAGACTCTCAACATCCAGTACGCGCAGGCCGTGCTGATGTTCCTGGTGGCAGGCGCCGTCTACCTCGGGATGTCCCTCGGCGGCGCCGCTCTCGGCGGAGCCCTCGAGCGCGCCGTCTCCCCGGACGGCCACGCGGGCGGCCGGGACCGCAAGACGCTGGACGTGGCCGCAGGAGCGCAGGCATGA
- a CDS encoding ASCH domain-containing protein, whose product MTFTDAALERFWAEARSAHTSLPRELPEAWAFGATPEHADDLLALVLAGTKTGTASALADYGADGEDAEPLPAVGDLSIVLDGADVPRAVLEVTAIDIAAFDEVTAEHARAEGEDDRTLASWRRIHEDFWTAHAARGFAPDMPVVCERFRVLYAEPPRRP is encoded by the coding sequence GTGACCTTCACCGATGCTGCGCTCGAGCGCTTCTGGGCCGAGGCCCGCTCCGCCCACACGTCCCTTCCGCGGGAGCTCCCCGAGGCCTGGGCCTTCGGCGCCACCCCCGAGCACGCCGACGACCTGCTCGCCCTCGTGCTCGCGGGGACCAAGACCGGCACGGCCTCGGCGCTGGCAGATTACGGAGCGGACGGAGAGGACGCCGAGCCGCTCCCGGCCGTCGGCGACCTGTCGATCGTCCTCGACGGGGCCGACGTGCCCCGGGCGGTCCTCGAGGTGACCGCGATCGACATCGCGGCCTTCGACGAGGTCACCGCCGAGCATGCCCGGGCAGAGGGAGAGGACGACCGCACCCTGGCATCCTGGCGGCGCATCCACGAGGATTTCTGGACAGCGCATGCGGCCCGCGGGTTCGCCCCGGACATGCCCGTGGTCTGCGAGCGCTTCCGGGTGCTGTACGCGGAGCCTCCGCGGCGCCCATGA
- a CDS encoding NAD(P)H-binding protein: MRIAVTGASGKVGGEVARLLAVEGVEPRLVVRDAARAPRLPGADVAVAAFSDAAACRQAFAGVDALLLVSAGEAADRLEQHHIAISAAAEAGVGHAVYTSFLGASADAEFTLARDHGATEQMLRESGMSWTFLRDSFYADILLDFAGAERVIRGPGRDGRCAYVARADVAAVAAAILRGPDAWTGRMLDLTGPAALTLAEAVEILSATRGEDFSYVDETLEQARLSRARYGAPDWQIDAWISTYTAIASGQLDVVSDDVQEVLGRAPRALAEVAATPL; encoded by the coding sequence ATGCGCATCGCCGTCACCGGGGCGAGCGGCAAGGTCGGGGGAGAGGTCGCCCGATTGCTTGCCGTGGAGGGGGTGGAGCCACGCCTCGTGGTGCGCGACGCGGCCCGCGCTCCGCGACTGCCCGGTGCCGACGTGGCGGTGGCCGCGTTCTCCGACGCCGCCGCCTGCCGGCAGGCCTTCGCCGGCGTCGACGCCCTGCTGCTGGTCTCCGCAGGGGAGGCCGCGGATCGTCTCGAGCAGCACCACATCGCGATCAGCGCCGCCGCCGAGGCGGGCGTCGGCCACGCCGTGTACACGTCGTTCCTCGGGGCCTCCGCGGATGCGGAATTCACTCTGGCCCGCGACCACGGCGCCACCGAACAGATGCTTCGGGAGAGCGGGATGTCCTGGACGTTCCTGCGGGACAGCTTCTACGCCGACATCCTGCTCGACTTCGCCGGCGCGGAGCGCGTGATCCGTGGCCCGGGCCGTGACGGGCGCTGCGCCTATGTGGCCCGTGCCGACGTCGCCGCCGTCGCGGCGGCGATCCTGCGTGGCCCCGATGCCTGGACAGGCCGGATGCTCGACCTCACCGGACCGGCGGCGCTCACACTGGCCGAGGCCGTCGAGATCCTGTCCGCGACCCGCGGCGAGGATTTCTCCTATGTCGACGAGACGCTCGAGCAGGCCCGCCTCTCCCGCGCCCGGTACGGGGCGCCCGACTGGCAGATCGACGCCTGGATCAGCACCTACACGGCGATCGCGTCCGGGCAGCTCGACGTGGTCAGCGACGACGTCCAGGAGGTGCTCGGGCGCGCGCCGCGGGCTCTGGCGGAGGTCGCCGCGACGCCGCTGTGA
- a CDS encoding amino acid ABC transporter permease yields the protein MSASTRASSAAATQVLFDAPGPKGRRRILLLSVLSSLVILALIAGGLWQFAKNDQLDPNKWVVYLRADYLAFLGRGLVGTLQVTAVAAVVAFPFGLLLSLARLSRFTALSAAAATWIEFFRGIPMLLVVYAFLLALPAFGVTFPRFWMLVIPMILVSSATTAEVFRAGIKAVDRGQHEAAAAIGLSRRDSLVHVILPQAVRLVLPSLILALVTLLKDSTLGYVVSFNELQFQGKTMVSITRYLVQTYVVVSVIYIVLNFLLTRIALALDARMKARATAG from the coding sequence ATGAGCGCGTCGACGAGAGCCTCGTCCGCTGCCGCCACCCAGGTGCTCTTCGACGCCCCCGGCCCGAAGGGGCGCCGCCGCATCCTGCTGCTGTCGGTGCTCAGCTCGCTGGTCATCCTGGCCCTGATCGCCGGTGGGCTGTGGCAGTTCGCCAAGAACGACCAGCTCGACCCGAACAAGTGGGTCGTCTACCTGCGGGCCGACTACCTCGCCTTCCTCGGCCGCGGCCTCGTGGGGACCCTGCAGGTCACCGCCGTCGCCGCCGTGGTCGCCTTCCCCTTCGGCCTGCTGCTGTCCCTGGCCCGCCTCTCGCGGTTCACGGCGCTGAGCGCGGCGGCCGCCACCTGGATCGAGTTCTTCCGCGGGATCCCGATGCTGCTGGTCGTCTACGCGTTCCTGCTGGCCCTGCCCGCTTTCGGCGTCACCTTTCCCCGGTTCTGGATGCTGGTCATCCCGATGATCCTGGTCTCCTCGGCGACCACCGCCGAGGTGTTCCGCGCCGGCATCAAGGCGGTCGATCGCGGTCAGCACGAGGCCGCCGCGGCGATCGGGCTGAGCAGACGCGACTCCCTGGTCCACGTGATCCTGCCGCAGGCGGTGCGTCTGGTGCTGCCCAGTCTGATCCTCGCCCTGGTCACGCTGCTGAAGGATTCAACCCTCGGCTACGTGGTCAGCTTCAACGAGCTCCAGTTCCAGGGCAAGACGATGGTGTCGATCACCCGCTACCTGGTGCAGACATACGTGGTCGTCTCCGTCATCTACATCGTGCTGAACTTCCTGCTCACCCGCATCGCGCTCGCGCTCGATGCCCGCATGAAGGCACGCGCGACCGCCGGCTGA